CGCGCCTTCAGCAGCGTGCCCTCGACCTCCTCGGCGTCCGTCTCTGACTGTTCCCAGTAGCCTCGCACCGAACCGCGTGTATCCGAGCACTTGCGCTCGTGCCCGGGGGAACTTCAGGCTAACGCGTTGAAATTTGGGCGGATCAGATTGGGCGCGGTTAGCCCTTGACATCCCCGCGTGCATCCATAGAATGCCTGCTCCATTCGCCCATCGCGAAAAAGGGTAATGAATGCCTACGATTAACCAGCTCGTCCGCAAGGGGCGCAAGAAAGTCAAGAAGAAGGGCACCGCACCGGCGCTGCGATCGTGTCCGCAAAAGCGCGGCGTGTGCGTGCGCGTCTACACCTCCACGCCCAAGAAGCCGAACTCCGCGTTGCGGAAGGTCGCGCGCGTGCGGCTCACGAATGGGATGGAGGTGACGAGCTACATTCCGGGCGAAGGACACAACCTGCAAGAGCACTCGGTCGTGTTGATCCGCGGCGGCCGCGTCAAGGATCTTCCGGGTGTGCGCTACCACATCATCCGCGGCACGCTCGACGCGACCGGCGTTGCGAATCGCAAGCAGGGCCGTTCCAAGTACGGCGCGAAACGGCCCAAGTAGAGGACTCAGCCATGCCGCGCAAAGGTGAAGTTCCCAAGCGGAAGGTCCTGCCCGACCCGAAATACACCGACGCTCCGATGGAGGTGCGTCGCCGCCTGACGAAGTTCATCAACGTCGTCATGAAGGACGGCAAGAAGTCGATCGCCGAGTCGATCGTCTACGGGGCGTTCGACCGGGTCGCCGAGCAGGCCAAAGACGACCCGATCAAGGTGTGGGAGCGCGCGCTCGCCAACGTCAAACCGCGCGTCGAGGTCAAATCGCGCCGCGTCGGTGGCTCCACGTACCAGGTCCCGGTCGATGTGCGCCCCGACCGGTCGCAGGCGCTCGGCATGCGCTGGCTGGTGAGCTACGCGCGCCAGCGCGGCGAAAAGACCATGGTCCTGCGCCTGGCCAACGAGATCCTCGACGCGGCGCAAAATCGCGGCGCCGCGGTCAAGAAGCGCGAAGACGTCCACAAGATGGCGGAGGCCAACAAGGCGTTCGCCCACTACCGCTGGTAGGAGGTTCGCGAACGCAACTCGACGAAGCCCGACAGGCGGCACTCGCATGGCTCGAGTGACCGAACCACCGGACTCGTAGAACTCCGCTCCGCGACCCCGGCTCTGCGACGCGCACCGCTCCGCAGACATGGCCGGCGCGCGCAAGTCGCGCTCGCGTGGCGGTACGCGCGAAAGCTGTAGTCATGGCTGGCGTACTCCCCATAGACCGAACCCGAAACATCGGGATCATGGCGCACATCGACGCCGGGAAGACGACGACGACGGAGCGCATCCTGTATTACACCGGCGTCTCGTACAAGATCGGCGAGGTCCACGACGGCGCGGCCGTCATGGACTGGATGGAACAGGAGCAGGAGCGCGGCATCACCATCACGTCGGCCGCCACGACGTTCCAGTGGCGCGGCCTGTGGGTGAACCTGATCGACACCCCCGGGCACGTGGACTTCACGATCGAAGTCGAACGGTCGCTGCGCGTCCTCGACGGCGCGGTCGCGGTGTTCTGTGCGGTCGGCGGCGTCGAGCCGCAATCGGAGACGGTGTGGCGGCAGGCCGACCGGTACGGCGTTCCGCGCATCGCGTTCATCAACAAGTGCGATCGCGTCGGCGCCGACCCCGAGCGCGTGGTCGGCGAGATTCGCAGCCGGTTGAAGGCCAATCCAATCCTCCTGCAGATCCCGCAGGCGCTCGAGGACAACTTCAACGGCATCGTCGACCTCATCCGCATGAAGATGCGCGTGTGGGACGAGGACTCGCTCGGCGCCAAGTTCCACGACGAGGACATACCGGCGGACCTGCGGGACGACGCCGAAGTCGCGCGCGAGGCCATGCTCGAGGCGCTCAGCGACGTCGACGACGGCATCTGCGAAAAGTTTCTCGGCGGCGAGCCGATCGACGAGGCGGAGATCGTCGCCGCGCTGCGCCGCGCGACCATCGGTCTGAAGGCCGTCCCGGTGTTCATCGGCTCGGCGTTCCGCAACAAGGGCATCCACAGCCTGCTCGACGGCATCGCCGATTACCTGCCGTCGCCGCTGGATGTGCCGCCGGTCAAGGGAACGGTCCCCGACACGGGCGAGGAGGTGACTCGGCCGGCATCCGTCGACGCGCCGGTCGCCGCCATGGCGTTCAAGATCATGGCCGACCCGTACGTCGGACAGCTCACGTTCGTCCGAGTGTACTCGGGAGTGTTGCGCACCGGGGACAGCCTTCTGAACGCGCGACGCGGTGCGAAGGAGCGCATCGGCCGCATCGTCAAGATGCACGCCAACAAGCGCGAAGAAATTCGCGAACTCGGCGCAGGCCAGATCGGCGCGGTGATCGGACTGCGCAACGCCGCGACCGGCGACACGCTGTGCGATCCGGCCGCGCCGATCGTGCTCGAGGACATGCACTTCCCCGAGCCGGTGATCGGCGTCGCGATCGAGCCCGCCACGAAAGACGACCAGGAGCGCTTGTCGACGGCGTTGGTCAAGCTCGCGAGCGAGGACCCGTCGTTCCGGGTGCACACCGATCCCGATTCGGGCCAGACCATCATCTCCGGCATGGGCGAACTCCATCTGGAGATCCTGGTCGACCGCCTTCGCCGCGAGTTCAAGGTCAACGCAACCGTCGGCGCGCCCCAGGTCGCCTACCGCGAGACGATTACGCGCACCGTCAAGGCCGACAAACGCTTCGTTCGCCAGACGGGCGGCCGCGGCCAGTACGCACACGTGGTCCTCGAGCTCCAACCCGGCGGTCCCGGCAGCGGCTACCAGTTCGAGAGCCAGGTCACCGGCGGTGCCGTGCCCAAGGAGTACTTCCCCGCGGTCGAAAAGGGAATCGAGGAGGCCATGGAGCGCGGCATCCTCGCCGGGTACCCGGTCGTCGACGTCAAGGCCGTGCTGCTCGACGGCAGCTACCACGAGGTCGATAGCTCCGAGATG
The genomic region above belongs to Deltaproteobacteria bacterium and contains:
- a CDS encoding 30S ribosomal protein S12; the protein is MPTINQLVRKGRKKVKKKGTAPALRSCPQKRGVCVRVYTSTPKKPNSALRKVARVRLTNGMEVTSYIPGEGHNLQEHSVVLIRGGRVKDLPGVRYHIIRGTLDATGVANRKQGRSKYGAKRPK
- a CDS encoding 30S ribosomal protein S7, which codes for MPRKGEVPKRKVLPDPKYTDAPMEVRRRLTKFINVVMKDGKKSIAESIVYGAFDRVAEQAKDDPIKVWERALANVKPRVEVKSRRVGGSTYQVPVDVRPDRSQALGMRWLVSYARQRGEKTMVLRLANEILDAAQNRGAAVKKREDVHKMAEANKAFAHYRW
- the fusA gene encoding elongation factor G, encoding MAGVLPIDRTRNIGIMAHIDAGKTTTTERILYYTGVSYKIGEVHDGAAVMDWMEQEQERGITITSAATTFQWRGLWVNLIDTPGHVDFTIEVERSLRVLDGAVAVFCAVGGVEPQSETVWRQADRYGVPRIAFINKCDRVGADPERVVGEIRSRLKANPILLQIPQALEDNFNGIVDLIRMKMRVWDEDSLGAKFHDEDIPADLRDDAEVAREAMLEALSDVDDGICEKFLGGEPIDEAEIVAALRRATIGLKAVPVFIGSAFRNKGIHSLLDGIADYLPSPLDVPPVKGTVPDTGEEVTRPASVDAPVAAMAFKIMADPYVGQLTFVRVYSGVLRTGDSLLNARRGAKERIGRIVKMHANKREEIRELGAGQIGAVIGLRNAATGDTLCDPAAPIVLEDMHFPEPVIGVAIEPATKDDQERLSTALVKLASEDPSFRVHTDPDSGQTIISGMGELHLEILVDRLRREFKVNATVGAPQVAYRETITRTVKADKRFVRQTGGRGQYAHVVLELQPGGPGSGYQFESQVTGGAVPKEYFPAVEKGIEEAMERGILAGYPVVDVKAVLLDGSYHEVDSSEMAFKIAGSLAFQEAAAKANPVLLEPIMKVEVVTPEEFMGDVIGDLNARRGKVTGIEPRAGVQVIAAHVPLATMFGYATDLRSRTQGRATYTMQFDHYEEVPAQISESIIAKAKGAA